A segment of the Dermacentor andersoni chromosome 5, qqDerAnde1_hic_scaffold, whole genome shotgun sequence genome:
aacctcgggtggtcTAGCTTAATCCGGAGTCTACCGTTACGGCaatgtctcataatcatatcgtggttcgggcgcgtaaaaccccagaacttaaTTTATTTAACATTTTAACAGTACGGGGGCTTATTTCAGAGCTACCGGTATATCGAAATACAATTTGGGTAGAAATGAATGAGCTGGCCTTAGCGAAACTTCATAATTGCAGGTTATTTGCGGGCACCTAGAGGAAGTATTCACTTTGTACTAGATGCTGTACTTTTCGGGGCTAGCCGTGGGGCCAGAACGATCGCCGTTTGCGAATGAAACTTCGTAGAATGGTGCAAAATTTTTCAACAACTGAAGGAGCATTGGCGGCACCATAGGAAACTTATATAAAGTGTTGTCGGAGCGTTTGCTGTGCCCCTTTGAGCCCTGTCAATCAAATTTTACAGTGGTTGTTGTGGGCTCTGCTATTCTGTGGTTTTGGTTGTGAGCGTTCTGATAcagtgcaaaaataaaaaaaatatgtcgaTCTGGACGACATCACCAAGCTGTAGAACCCTGACCTGGAACGAAATAAATTCTTATCGCAGGCTCTCTTTCTGCTAGGCCGCACAAGACTGCTGGgagctttcttatttttttttttttttaaacctttgAGCAAACTGGTTCCACGGCATCGCTACTGTTACGACAGCAGCCACGTACTATGCGGAACGGGCCCGCTAGATTTGGCGCGACGCACGTACATGTGCTCATGACATATGCCATGCATATGATCACAGTATCCGCATAGCAGAGCAGTAGCGCTTTGCTAAAGCGTTTAGGCATAGCGTGACACACGATCTGCAGTAGCGATGAGCGTCCACACAGGACCAAATGCACACGGACATCAACGTCAAGCTGCTCCAGCCCTTGCGGGACTTGGCTCCTCGATGAAGCACATGTCACGCGCTGTACGCTAAAGTATACGATACCGCGTGCTGTGCATCTCCGACATTTTTGAGGCGTGGCGTCGTTCTGTGTTCGAGCACCACTTTTACGCGGCGCTATATAAACACATGGGGGAATGAAcgtgtggtgtttattggcgcaagggccaggtatggtcaaagagcgccataAACACATGGGTATCTGCTGCATAGCGCCAAACTGCACGCACTTCGACCAGGTCTACCGCGCGTCCGCCATGCAAGCAGCGTGAACATGGACTTGCCGACGCCAAAAGTGTGTTCTGTGCAGTTGCAACTTCAAACTATTAACTAATGGCGCAAAGGTTTTCGACACTACAGCTTAATTCGATCGAACCTACGACAATTCATAAAATACTGGCCAGCAGCATTTTGATGCggcgttttatttgttttttctttttttacttctgttGGCTAGCACACAGACATCGAAGCACATGAAAGCGAGAACAGAACACTGAACAAGGAGacaaggagacaaaaaaaaaaaaagtggatgtCACACAGCGGTCACATATATGGTTGAGGAATAGGGATGATTAGTGAGCGGTGAAGCCTAGATGTCTTGCGGGGAGCTAGCGCTGCCTGTCCCTATTAAGCACTGGCACCAGGGGCGAGAAGGGCTGCCTCTCAGACTTGGTGGGCTCCGAGCGCGACAGCGAGGACGACGGTACGGACTGCAGGCAGTTGCCGTAGTAGAGCGTCGGGTTCCTCTCGTCCAAGAACATGGGTGCGCAGGCCAGGCCCTCGCAGCAGGCGTTCCGGGGACTGCACTGCGGGACACAGTGTGAAGCACGTACGTTAAGGGTAAGTAAACGAAACCAAACGGGAAAGGACGTACACAACATTAAAGGGCTAACTATAGTCCCAAAtagcgtgagcgcgcgcacacgctacgtcacattggcgagaacaacagcgtctatagttcgaccgatggttcgacgcactggcgcagccagCGTAACCTAAAGCGGCCGATTCGCtccgacgctcgcccgcgcgccaaTGGCGCCGGACTATGAATGCGCCTGAACAATCAGCACGACGGCACGTATGTAATAAAGAGCAAAAATGGTTAAAAGCGTGATGCTGGGCCAGTTCAGGAACACATATGGATGTATATGAACATATAAGAACATCTAGGACGTCTAGGAACGTTGTCCCGAACACTTTGTGTCGCGTGTCACTGATCTCGGGGCCGTGCGGATGTTaggagagatggagtcgggagacgcagggCAACAAAGCAAACATATTTTACTCAAGACAACCCCAAAATAAGACACACTCAAAACTCAGTTAACTACGAATAACATTCCTAAGAAATGAAACACCATAAAGAGACATCGGCACCTTTGTCACCTACTTAACGGTGACTAAATGTGTCCTAATTGCCGGCCGTGTCAGTCCCTAGCGCCTTCTAGGCGAAGGTCCAGCAACCTAGCCTATGGTTGCGGCGCCGTCAGAAAGAAGTGCTCTTACAAACTTATGTCGTCTCACGCATCTCCGAGTCCGATGCCTGTCGGATCTTCCTCATCGCCGACGCCGTTGACGTCGCTGCCTCGATGTCGGCCAGTCCACCTGTCCGTCTTTTGATGCCGGTGTTCCGAACTCCGTCGGTGACGTGGCACTCCGGCCTCACTGGCTAGGCCTAACGCCAGGTTCCGTCGCTACTTCTTCGAGTGCCGCCGAGACGCCCCGGGGACTATCGTAtgtgctggtctgcctctgaaggggGATCCAATTGCTGGAGTGCCCGGCACCTCCGTGAGAGGCTGTagcaggtccaaggagcctcgcttgaacgtcgccgaggtcgacgtCCACACACTAGATCGCCAGCGTCACGGGCTtgaccgaacctccatggctTCCGTCGCCAGTGCGATGCTGGCGCTCCAACCTTATTGGCCCAGAGCCTCGTCGATAATGCCTGCTCAGCGCCACTTCTCTCCCGATCACAGCTCaggtcacgcgcctcgagggctcgtgccgttaGGACGAATCCGCACACATCgttcacttcctttctttttttcgcctcatgCCTCTTATATATGACAACCATATATGTTAATATACGTCCTTGTATGTTCCTGGACGtcctatatcatcatcatcatcatcatcatcatcatcatcatcatcatcatcatcatcctggctacgcccactgcagggcaatggcctctcccatacttctccaactaccccagtcatctgctaattgtggccatgttgtgcctgcaaacttcttaatctcatccgcccacctaactttctgccgccccctgctacgcttcccttctcttggaatccagtccgtaacccttaatgaccatctgttatcttctctcctcattacatgcactgcccatgcccatttttatttcttgatttcaactaagatgtcattacctcgtgtttgttccctcatccaatctgctctcttatcccccctttaacgttacacccatcattattctttccatagctcgttgcgtcgttctcaatttaagtagaatccttatcgtaagcctccaggtttctgccccgtaggtgaataGGTGAGaacgtgctatatatatatatatatatatatatatatatatatatatatgcgtgcgtgtgtgtgtgtgtgcgcgtgtgtgtgtgtgcgcgtgtgtgcgcgcgcgtgtgcgtgtgtgcgcgtgtgtgcgcgtgtgcgtgtgcgtgtgtgcgcgcgtgtgcgtgtgtgcgtgtgtgcgtgcgtgtgtgcgtgtgtgtgtgcgtgcgcgcgtttgTTCCTGTTGGTCCTATATGTTCCTAGACGCATATGTTCGGACGCGTATGTTCGGCTCAGCAGCTCGTTTTATATTCCTTCGCATATGTTCCTGGCTTCAGCCGCAACAGATGGCAAGCAATCGAGGCCATCTGTTGTGGCTGTGTCCAGGAACACATGCTGCAGTAATGAATGCGCTTAGAGGGTTTTGCAAGCGCACTGACGAGCCTACGGGCTACAAGCAGTGCGAACAAAAATAGAAAAGAGGTGCGGAGTTGGGCAAGCCATGCAGTGCCCAGAGCAGACCTACTAAAAGCATATATGCAggttttaatgaaactttgtgaaTATATTCAATGTACATGCACATGTCCGCGGAGTGCGTGTACCGGTGTGTGTTTTGGCGAAAGCTGCATAACATCGTCTTTCTAGCCTAACAGTGGGAGCACCATGCCAGGCCATAAGCCAAGTTAACATCTCCAGCTTCTCGTTAAAGACGGCATCTCAGCTCTCTCTTTGTATAAAGAAGGTCCTTCCAAGTACCGAGCTGAATGCCAAgtgaagggaaatgcagtcggaGGTGCAGAGCGTCAAAGAGGGAGGCGAGATAAGAAAATTTACAGGCATAAAGATGTATTCGGTTCACTCAAGACAGGGGCAAGCGGAGAGGGCTGGCGAGAAGTAATTTAGATGACGATGATAGAAGACAAGATTTTAGCCATTATGAAATTTTAGATTACACTTCTGAAGAATCGTAAATTATGAATTTTGGATAGAGCATCCCGCTTTGCCAGGGGCAGGAGGAAAAGCAGAAGAGCATGAAGACTCGACGTTCTGTGCCAGCTCTTCAACGTCCCAGATTCAACGTTTGAATTTGAGCATACTTAACCACATGGTACACAACAAAATGTACATAAGATGTTATATGTGAGGGAAAAAAACCAGGTTACAACAACCTGACTGGCCTCATCGCTTAATAACAAAGCAATAAAACAAATGTACAGGCAAATACAAGTACAGGTAAATAGATTCCCGAAGAAAGCGAACTAATGAATGTGCAGCACTGAGCTGCGATCCTTCTCCGACCACGTATCGAACAATTTTTTTTGGTAATCACAGTGGGCCTTCTAATAGGGACAAATAAGTATGCCGACATCCTTTTACGGTGGGCATAATAAGTTTCAGCCGTTTAATTGGCTTTCTGTGCCTTTATCAACCTCTTCACAAGCACCAACGACGATATCATTGCTACGCGTACAGGATTGAGATATCTCCTAGAGAACATGTGGGATGAATTTAGCCGAGATGCACCATATAGCGCGTCATTTGCCAAGTTCCTACTATTAAGCAACTTAACCAAATACAATGCATAGTTTCGGTTTTAAAAGCCTTCAGGAGAAGCATAGACAGTGACATAGTAACGTTATAATGGATGCGCATACATAAGGCAGAAAAAAATTCGCCCGTGAGAAGTAGCGCAAGCGGTAACGTGAAAAGAACTGTGCAATATGGGGGCACTACCAGGGGGCCAGAAATATGTCTCCCTTCGTCAAGATCACATAATCATCGCAACATCACCTCCTATAGACTTGTAACGCCACACCATGTGCCTGTGTTACAGAAATCAAACCTGAAACAACGCTTCGCACGGAAATTTAGAAATGAAAATCCAGAGTTCAGCTTTGTGACTATACCATGGCGTTTTAATTGCGCCAGGCACGAAAATCTAAACCTGAAAATTTCACTATCGTGTTCACATAGCATGTGGCTGTAATGGTCAAGTCGAATCAACTCACAGCCTGATAACGACAAAGGAAACATAGGCGTATTATTTTATCATATTCGTGTACATATAGCTATTTACGACCTGGAAACACGTGGGAAAATTGGCTGCTGTTGCGCAACCACTACGGCCAATTGGTGTTTGTGATAATTTTGCCCCACTTTGGAATTCGGAGCCCCATGGGTACTGCCGAAATTAGGCGGCCGGAGTCCGACCTATAAGCTATAACCTAGCAAACAAGGTAAGACGATAGCCTTGCTACAATGTGAGCTTGTGATGAAAAGATTGCCTTAGCATTGCCCAAGCCGCAGTCTTGAAGCAACTCAGTGAATTTTACTGCGCCTTTGCGATACTGTGAAGTACAAGCGTGGACAAAGTGTGACCGTTCTTTAGACTGCGCACTGTTTACGCGAGCATTTCGCTATCCGCCTGCTCACACTGTCAATTTCGCAATACGATCTTGCAGGCGCATTCATGCACTGTTTCTGTCTTCGCCAAACGTAAGGAATTTTACGAATCCATAGAAACACCAACCAAGCTCCGAAACTACATCAGAAAACCTCTACAAGTCTGATTAACAGTCCTAAGACTGAGGTGGAAACAGAGCCAATGATACGTGCGAAGCTTTAACCTTAGTTTGGCTCTCTGACAAAAGGATTGTGTATTTTTTAAACCTGCTTGGTCCCGCATGTTAGATTAATATAAATAAGAGAGACATGTTCGAATTCGACACGATATTAAAAATATAGGTCCAACCAGCACCGCGTTTCTGTTTCACGGATAATGCGTTTCATCTTCGTTTATGAATGGTTCCTCAATCGCGAAGCTTGAGCGGAACGCTTGCTATTCTACGCCAATTTCCGCAGTGCAGCCACACTTCACTATGTCAGGCCACATGACGTTTAACACATTAGTACCGCTGACGTTTCGATTCCCGGCCAAGCATAAATCTTGTTTGAAAGATCGAATGAATGTTTGGGAAATGCGAAATGCCTTCAACAAAGCAGGCCACCTCACCTGTTGCCTTTCTGTTCGGCAAGCCTGACTGTGCACTGTCAGCATAGCGGAACACAGGACACCCAAGAAGAACCACAGGACGGTGTATGGTTTCATCTGCGAGAAGAGCGGTAAAGTGAGCAGTTAGTCGAAAAGAGAaaactcataaaaaaaaaaaaaacgtgacagtTTCCACCGAGCCATTTCACATGCATTGTACGCACATATTGCGACATACTTTCTTTATGCACGTTGCTCGCAAAAAGTCATCCGCACGAATTATACATCAGGCATATATGAAAAACAAgacaaaacaacacacacactgTATACATAAATCAATACTTTTTTTTCCTACCATGACTATAGTACAGTGAGCATATTTACTTGTAGGAAATGTGTCATGATTCAACAAAAATGTTTTCATGAAATGTTTAAATTGAGGTGCATGAAAATCAATTTCCTGCTCAACAGTATCTGATGGTCGAAGTATTTGATAGACCAGGCCTTGACGTCAATAATTTACGCGGGTGAAAGGTGTTCTCGTTTGTTTACGCAATGGGTAACGTAATGGAGAAAGATGTGTTAATGATGTGAAGCCTATCGCTTTTTATATGTAAAAATAATCTATACTGATATACTTGGCTGGCTCGGCAAAATGAGTGCTTGCGAAACAGGTTGCATGTCGGTAGATCTCGCGGCCTACCATGATAGCTTTCAAACATTCgtattaactttttttttgttgaactataaatttttaataattttttgcaGACGTTGTTCTCCAAGTTCTCCCACCGAGCATGCCACGAGCTGCCCCGTGTGTTTGATGCGGCACATGGCcttggacgcctgtttaggtctattgacGGGGCCCACACGGGGGAGCTCGTGGCATGCTCGGTGGGAGCGTTGTACCTTGTTCCACTTTcgtgctgcaaaaagtactttggGCAGGAGGGACGCTGTCTTAATATCCGCCTTAaggagcaccaaggtgcgatcaggaattCAACAGGCtcgaatctggccgcgcattgtgGAAATTGGCCATGCAAacctttgtttaaaaaaaaaagaaacatcgtatAAAACGGAaatcaaatcaaccgcgagattgtggaagcctacttcatgcatgtcgACTCAGGTGCATGCGTCAGCTGGACTTCTATCTCTCTGCATGATAAGGAAACGAacttttttgaatggcaagataggccgACGCCCTTTCACCACTTGTACGCGTCCCTTTGTCACATGGGGATTTAAGACTATTgcagtatgtttttattccaatctcctgacgtaaaatttgcgtaaccgccgacgcaggcatcgggcggtgacccgcaggtttgtctgaagagaccgatcaaacgctctcctcattaaTAAGAGATcacttttgttggctttaaaaaccgaataacactgcctacactgagcggcttgccttatctaattgcctgacaagaggcgaggagcacgctcaagtggagagggattcgatggggccgagccagggAACTGAAtgtcgataactggatgaagagggtggtgccggcgtctgcgattggtccgccttCCCTTATTAGCTTGCGGTGAcgggtcgaaaatcgcggcggcatgcaacggaaggttaagaatgctgctaaaacggttcctcagcaaagaatagttggcagagcgaggtaataaacgtgccgaaagtgctcgaaaacgttacacagccaggcaaaaagttttattgtatgcaaataaaccgACGACCTCCGGCAGGTGCGGGTAGCCagtacctgagcgatcggcggcagccatattttattacTTTACGAATggggtagcctgcggctattcagaaaaaaaaatcacttgttcggcatattaatgcatctttaacgcatacacgtcacttcgacgcggtgagttttcatggtttcgtaacgtcgcgtgacaggcaggtgtagtgggtgcagccctaaaatttttgccaatagccgaggtctaatgcgAAAAGGCGCCGagtgagaaataactatttttcttttgttctgttcagtcatgcataatcagtgtgtacacgtcatatcggatggggagctgtcgcgtggcagacaggcgaagtgggggtggtcgaaaaaagtttgtgaccaatcgcggagggctgattccaGAACTgggatagaaaagtttggaaaagCTTTATGTTACAGTGCCCATGATCCGATTCTCTGTATATTTAATCACTTGTTTGAagaaataaaccagttgttagtcggCGCTCTTATCGTCCACtcccttttgtccttcgtccgggttgcgctgtaCACCCCTAGTAATATGTTCAGTCGCCAACTCGTCCAGCTTGTTGTGTTGAGTCATCTACACAATGCAACATTATTTTGAGAAAACCTCCACCGTAAATGTCGCTCAGTATGTGCTACAACACGAACACACGTGGCAAAGCGGTCGCGGGTTGTGAATCATACTGAGAGCGAGCGATAGATAGTACGCATACAGTGCTCAGCGACTGAAACGTGATGGTCAAAAGGGTGgcagtttgggctagttggtatgtcaTGTCTTTTTTAGGCTAGTAGAGCAGCTCAGAACGCGCAAAAAAGGaaagtggaaggggtaatgaaaaggaatggaggacagagtgagcgctaacttccaactgatggtttattttgtgacacagaaggctacttatacactcagcgaaCCATGTGACATAAAGAGACAACAacacaaaaccaagcaacaaaagcaAAAGTAACCGTGTGAAAAAACATATTCGAACAGCCTGTGGGGGCAGTGCGatatacgccaattcattgcttgataacgataatgaaggtgagcttacacatgcatggtcAAGACCTATGATAACTTTTGCTTCAATGATTTCTCTTGTAAGCTGATTATGACTACGACCTAGAATGACGCATTCTTCTCAAACGcgttcgcaaccacacgttttgctGTGCTGCGCAAAAAAacccccagctgtaatacaattcttagcATTGTAACAATGTTCGCGCAGCCTAtcattcagacatcggccagtCAGACCGACGTAACGTTTTCGTTTTCGACGTAATGTCACATGATTTGCTCagtgtataagtagccttctgagtcacgaaataaaccttcacttgg
Coding sequences within it:
- the LOC126530861 gene encoding uncharacterized protein isoform X1, with protein sequence MRISSRSTITKMKPYTVLWFFLGVLCSAMLTVHSQACRTERQQCSPRNACCEGLACAPMFLDERNPTLYYGNCLQSVPSSSLSRSEPTKSERQPFSPLVPVLNRDRQR
- the LOC126530861 gene encoding uncharacterized protein isoform X2, with protein sequence MCTLYAWCGLSMKPYTVLWFFLGVLCSAMLTVHSQACRTERQQCSPRNACCEGLACAPMFLDERNPTLYYGNCLQSVPSSSLSRSEPTKSERQPFSPLVPVLNRDRQR